One window from the genome of Cucumis melo cultivar AY chromosome 10, USDA_Cmelo_AY_1.0, whole genome shotgun sequence encodes:
- the LOC103489176 gene encoding LOW QUALITY PROTEIN: probable methyltransferase PMT5 (The sequence of the model RefSeq protein was modified relative to this genomic sequence to represent the inferred CDS: inserted 1 base in 1 codon): MLYALFRDLNRRRFPFRVVLNWIIKGTSEILDMRSSWVNKISVILGSKPPFSWLILCLISVLALIAVLGTSTSNAFDSVTTTPVSDIYASYRRQKERAAXDLFDLKSLSLATTRLKEFGLCGKERENHVPCYNVTANLLAGYKEGEEYDRHCEVSRTAERCLVRPPKDYKIPLSWPVGRDIIWSGNVKVTRDQLLSSGSPTKRLMLLEENQIAFHSEDGDGVKEYSFQIAEMIGLGSDSEFFQAGVRSILDIGCGFGSLGAHLISLNVMAMCIATYEATGSQVQMALERGLPAMLGNFATKQLPYPSLSFDMVHCAQCDISWNDKGGIFLIEADRLLRPGGYFVLTSPTGKTIGGSLSSKKTNILTPLEEMTKKLCWILLAQQYETYIWQKTTDPHCYSSRKQEVVPLCKEAHDTPSYYQPLVPCLSSTTSKRWIPIQNRSSGSHLSSAELEVHGVQSEDYSDELQIWRSALKNYWSLLTPLIFSDHPKRPGDEDPLPPFNMIRNVMDMNAHYGGLNAAFVEQKKTVWVMNVVPVGSPNTLPLILDQGFAGVLHDWCEPFPTYPRTYDLLHANGLLSQLLSSRCNMIGLLLEMDRILRPEGWVVLKDKVGPIEKVRMLATQIRWEARVIDFQNGSDQRLLVCQKPFVKK; encoded by the exons ATGCTTTATGCTCTGTTTCGAGATTTAAACCGGAGGCGCTTCCCATTTAGAGTGGTTCTGAACTGGATTATTAAGGGGACTTCAGAAATATTGGACATGAGAAGCTCTTGGGTCAATAAAATATCTGTAATCTTAGGCTCCAAACCACCATTCAGCTGGTTAATTTTATGCCTCATCAGCGTGCTTGCGTTAATTGCAGTTCTAGGTACGTCTACTTCAAATGCCTTTGACTCAGTTACAACCACGCCAGTGTCTGACATTTATGCTAGTTATAGAAGGCAAAAAGAAAGGGCAG TTGATTTGTTTGACTTAAAGTCTCTTTCATTAGCCACTACACGGCTGAAAGAGTTTGGGCTTTgtggaaaagaaagagaaaaccATGTACCATGTTACAATGTTACAGCAAACCTGTTAGCTGGATACAAAGAAGGGGAGGAGTATGATAGGCACTGTGAAGTGTCTAGAACAGCAGAGCGGTGCCTGGTTCGCCCTCCTAAAGACTACAAGATCCCTCTGAGCTGGCCTGTTGGTAGGGATATAATATGGAGTGGAAATGTGAAGGTTACAAGAGATCAACTTCTGTCTTCTGGGAGCCCTACCAAAAG GTTGATGTTGTTAGAAGAGAACCAAATAGCTTTCCACTCAGAGGATGGAGATGGAGTTAAAGAGTATTCTTTTCAAATTGCAGAGATGATTGGTTTAGGCAGCGACTCTGAATTTTTTCAGGCTGGT GTACGCTCGATCCTTGATATTGGTTGTGGGTTTGGTAGCTTGGGTGCTCATTTAATATCATTGAATGTAATGGCTATGTGCATTGCAACCTATGAGGCGACTGGCAGCCAAGTTCAAATGGCTCTCGAGAGAGGCCTTCCCGCAATGCTTGGAAACTTTGCTACAAAACAGCTCCCATATCCATCCTTGTCATTTGACATGGTTCACTGTGCACAGTGTGATATCTCCTGGAACGATAAAG GTGGGATATTCCTTATTGAAGCTGACCGATTGCTAAGACCTGGAGGTTATTTTGTTTTAACATCTCCCACGGGCAAGACAATTGGAGGTTCGCTGTCTTCCAAGAAGACAAACATTTTGACACCATTGGAAGAGATGACCAAAAAACTATGTTGGATTCTTTTGGCTCAGCAATATGAAACTTATATTTGGCAGAAAACTACGGATCCTCATTGCTACTCTTCTCG caAGCAGGAAGTTGTACCACTTTGTAAAGAAGCGCACGATACTCCATCATATTATCAACCTCTGGTACCATGCTTAAGTAGTACTACCAGCAAACGGTGGATTCCGATCCAGAACAGGTCTTCTGGTTCCCATTTGAGTTCAGCTGAACTTGAAGTTCATGG TGTTCAATCAGAAGACTACTCTGATGAACTACAAATTTGGCGATCTGCTTTGAAAAACTATTGGTCCTTACTAACACCTCTAATTTTCTCTGACCATCCAAAGAGGCCTGGTGATGAAGATCCTTTGCCTCCATTTAACATGATTCGCAATGTGATGGACATGAATGCCCACTATGGGGGTTTAAATGCTGCGTTTGTGGAGCAGAAGAAAACAGTTTGGGTCATGAATGTTGTACCTGTTGGGTCTCCCAATACACTTCCGCTCATACTTGATCAAGGTTTTGCTGGTGTTCTGCACGATTG GTGTGAACCTTTCCCCACTTATCCACGAACATATGATTTGCTCCATGCAAATGGGCTCCTTTCACAGCTACTTTCAAGTAGGTGCAACATGATTGGATTATTATTGGAGATGGATCGTATACTGCGTCCTGAG GGTTGGGTTGTCTTAAAGGACAAAGTGGGACCAATAGAGAAAGTGCGAATGCTCGCTACACAGATTCGTTGGGAAGCAAGGGTGATTGACTTTCAGAATGGCAGTGACCAGAGGCTCCTTGTTTGCCAAAAACCATTCGTGAAAAAATGA
- the LOC103489174 gene encoding uncharacterized protein LOC103489174, with the protein MENSKENKFVCNFCHKSFTCGKSLGGHIRIHKNEKSPRVAGRERSSMLKFQVPKERRRSKRDSESEVGNGNSGYGLRENPKITQRFADSGFSSRQEKFCRECGQGFQSSEALSWHLACHTENERENRRFEYNYGITHHRSDIPERVREAAICLMMMSKAPRFSGFEDNDSAAESSDSKSSSRYFRESETSASNSNGGGLEMKEVTGRINKLEVYECGGGENSDSENFRKEVCKRVKLKVSVHRALMDEEYEKPDFKFGVRVGRASGDILKDSMKTKKNDDQVHASSYKYELRKRLKNGSYSPDLWEGSSKKIPSEIFRSHDRETYTRMSNGCEWTHQSGENSVNTTTNSISIPSRELIESSNGKNKGNQDTSGNEEKKLGPKRKHKCPICFKAFKSGQALGGHKRSHVVGSLEDASIVTRQESNGMAGLFDLNVPAPMEEEENGRWG; encoded by the coding sequence ATGGAGAATTCTAAAGAAAACAAGTTTGTTTGTAACTTTTGTCACAAGAGCTTCACGTGTGGGAAGTCATTAGGAGGTCATATCAGAATTCACAAGAATGAGAAATCACCTCGAGTTGCTGGAAGGGAAAGAAGCAGCATGTTGAAGTTTCAAGTTCCgaaagagaggagaagaagCAAGAGAGATTCAGAATCGGAGGTTGGTAATGGGAATTCAGGGTATGGTTTGAGAGAGAATCCTAAAATAACACAGAGGTTTGCTGATTCAGGATTCAGTTCAAGGCAAGAGAAGTTTTGTAGAGAATGTGGACAAGGGTTCCAGTCCTCAGAAGCTTTGAGTTGGCACTTGGCTTGTCACACTGAAAACGAAAGGGAAAACAGAAGGTTTGAATACAATTATGGGATCACACATCATCGATCGGACATTCCTGAGAGAGTACGAGAGGCGGCTATTTGTTTGATGATGATGTCTAAAGCTCCGAGATTTTCAGGATTTGAAGATAACGACTCGGCTGCGGAATCCTCTGATAGTAAATCATCTTCTCGTTATTTTAGGGAAAGTGAAACATCTGCCTCCAACTCTAATGGGGGAGGGCTAGAAATGAAGGAAGTTACTGGTAGGATCAACAAGTTGGAAGTTTATGAATGCGGCGGCGGTGAGAATTCCGACTCTGAAAATTTCAGGAAAGAAGTCTGCAAGAGGGTTAAATTAAAAGTGTCTGTTCATCGGGCTCTTATGGATGAAGAATATGAGAAACCAGATTTCAAATTTGGAGTCAGAGTAGGAAGAGCAAGTGGAGATATTCTAAAGGATTCGATGAAAACTAAGAAAAATGATGATCAAGTGCATGCATCTTCTTACAAGTACGAGCTAAGAAAGAGGTTGAAGAATGGATCATACAGTCCTGATCTCTGGGAGGGATCCAGCAAGAAGATCCCTAGTGAGATCTTTCGTTCTCATGACAGAGAAACCTATACAAGAATGAGCAACGGATGTGAATGGACGCATCAGTCAGGTGAAAACAGCGTAAATACAACTACCAATTCCATTTCCATACCATCTAGGGAGTTAATTGAGTCAAGCAATGGCAAAAACAAGGGTAACCAGGACACTTCTGGAAATGAAGAGAAGAAATTGGGGCCCAAAAGAAAACATAAGTGCCCAATTTGCTTCAAAGCCTTCAAATCAGGCCAGGCTTTGGGGGGTCATAAGAGGTCCCATGTGGTCGGAAGTTTAGAGGATGCTTCTATAGTGACAAGGCAAGAGTCCAATGGGATGGCTGGTCTATTTGATCTAAACGTTCCTGCTCCTatggaagaagaggaaaatggGAGATGGGGTTAA
- the LOC103489175 gene encoding alpha-1,4 glucan phosphorylase L-2 isozyme, chloroplastic/amyloplastic-like: MAAFRLSSSSLNSNNPHLSKFKFPSTITSSDSGFWTNWTRLLLFRTSLPSSTRRKLWISNVAKDQQKELKEPVNGGVVDDFDSFLPDSASVAASIKYHSEFTPSFSPEGFGLSKAYYATAESVRDMLIINWNATYEYYERMNVKQAYYLSMEFLQGRALLNAIGNLELSGIYADALRVLGYNLEEIARQESDAALGNGGLGRLASCFLDSLATLNYPAWGYGLRYKYGLFKQLITKNGQEEVAENWLEMGNPWEIARNDISYPVKFYGEVISGADGSKQWVGGEDITAVAYDVPIPGYKTKTTINLRLWSTKVAPEQFDLSSFNVGNHANAYAAIKKAEKICYVLYPGDDSLEGKTLRLKQQYTLCSASLQDIVARFERRSGEALDWESFPEKVAVQMNDTHPTLCIPELIRILMDVKALTWKQAWDITSRTVAYTNHTVLPEALEKWGFALMQELLPRHVQIIEMIDEELIHSIVAKYGIKDHELLQQKLKEMRVLENFELPDSVMELLVNSVESAVAVDPIEEAEILDEESLPGKEEEESEDGSIAKKIDVSFKVDPKQPKMIRMANLSVVGGYAVNGVAEIHSEIVRTEVFSDFYELWPEKFQNKTNGVTPRRWIRFCNPDLSKIITKWTGTKHWVTDTEKLAILRKFADNEDLQSMWKEAKRINKLKVVSFLKEKTGYLVSPDAMFDVQVKRIHEYKRQLLNILGIVYRYKQMKEMTLEEREAKFVPRVCIFGGKAFATYVQAKRIVKFIADVGATVNNDPDIGDLLKVVFVPDYNVSVAEVLIPGSDLSQHISTAGMEASGTSNMKFAMNGCVLIGTLDGANVEIREEVGEDNFFLFGARAHEIATLRKERAQGKFVPDPRFEEVKAFVRSGVFGSNNYEELMGSLEGNEGYGRADYFLVGKDFPSYIECQDRVDEAYRDQKRWTKMSILNTAGSYKFSSDRTIHEYARDIWKISPLLLS; the protein is encoded by the exons ATGGCAGCATTTCGATTATCATCCTCCTCCCTTAATTCCAATAATCCACACCTCTCAAAATTCAAATTCCCTTCCACCATCACTTCTTCAGACTCTGGCTTTTGGACCAACTGGACCAGGCTTCTGTTGTTCAGAACTTCACTCCCCAGTTCTACAAGAAGGAAACTGTGGATTAGTAACGTAGCCAAGGATCAACAGAAAGAATTGAAGGAGCCGGTCAATGGAGGAG TTGTAGACGATTTCGATAGCTTTCTTCCGGATTCGGCTTCCGTTGCTGCGAGTATTAAGTATCATTCTGAATTCACGCCTTCTTTCTCTCCCGAAGGCTTTGGGCTTTCTAAGGCGTATTATGCAACTGCTGAAAGTGTTCGTGATATGCTTATCATTAACTGGAATGCTACGTATGAGTACTATGAAAGGATGAATGTGAAACAAGCCTACTATCTGTCGATGGAGTTTTTACAG GGTAGAGCATTGCTAAACGCAATTGGAAATTTGGAACTATCAGGAATTTATGCAGATGCTTTAAGAGTGTTGGGATATAATCTCGAGGAGATAGCACGGCAG GAATCGGATGCTGCACTAGGAAATGGAGGATTAGGGCGGCTTGCTTCCTGCTTTCTGGATTCCCTGGCAACACTAAACTATCCAGCATGGGGATATGGACTCAGATACAAATATGGTTTGTTCAAACAGCTCATTACAAAAAATGGGCAGGAGGAAGTGGCTGAAAATTGGCTAGAG ATGGGCAATCCCTGGGAAATTGCAAGAAACGACATCTCCTATCCTGTGAAATTCTATGGTGAAGTTATTTCCGGCGCGGATGGAAGTAAGCAGTGGGTTGGAGGAGAAGATATCACTGCTGTTGCCTACGATGTTCCAATACCAGGTTACAAAACTAAAACCACCATAAACCTCCGTTTGTGGTCCACAAAGGTTGCTCCCGAGCAATTTGATTTGAGTTCTTTCAACGTTGGAAATCATGCCAATGCATATGCGGCCATAAAGAAAGCTGAAAAG ATATGTTACGTTCTGTACCCCGGAGACGACTCACTGGAGGGAAAGACTCTTAGATTGAAACAACAATACACATTGTGCTCTGCTTCCCTTCAAGATATTGTCGCACGTTTTGAGAGGAGATCCGGGGAGGCTTTGGACTGGGAAAGTTTTCCAGAAAAGGTTGCTGTGCAGATGAATGATACCCATCCCACACTTTGTATCCCTGAGCTGATAAGAATATTGATGGACGTGAAAGCGTTAACCTGGAAACAAGCTTGGGACATCACTAGTAG AACTGTAGCCTACACAAATCATACAGTTCTGCCGGAGGCGCTTGAAAAATGGGGTTTCGCCCTCATGCAGGAATTACTTCCTCGACATGTTCAGATAATTGAAATGATCGACGAGGAG CTTATCCATTCCATCGTTGCTAAGTATGGCATAAAAGATCATGAGCTATTACAACAAAAGCTGAAGGAAATGAGAGTTctagaaaattttgaattacCAGACTCGGTAATGGAACTGCTAGTAAATTCAGTGGAGTCTGCGGTGGCAGTTGATCCCATTGAGGAAGCTGAAATTCTGGATGAGGAATCGTTACCTggtaaagaagaagaggaatctGAAGACGGGAGTATTGCAAAAAAAATAGATGTTTCGTTTAAAGTTGATCCAAAACAGCCAAAGATGATTCGCATGGCTAATTTGTCTGTTGTTGGTGGATATGCTGTAAATGGTGTTGCTGAAATTCACAGTGAAATTGTTAGAACCGAAGTTTTTAGCGACTTCTATGAG TTGTGGCCTGagaaatttcaaaacaaaacgAACGGAGTGACACCAAGAAGATGGATTCGTTTTTGCAATCCGGATCTGAGTAAAATCATCACCAAGTGGACTGGAACAAAGCACTGGGTGACAGATACTGAGAAACTAGCAATACTCCGAAAG TTCGCTGATAACGAGGATCTTCAGTCCATGTGGAAGGAAGCTAAAAGAATAAACAAATTGAAAGTTGTCtcttttcttaaagaaaaaactGGCTATTTAGTCAGCCCTGATGCAATGTTTGACGTACAG GTAAAACGCATCCATGAATACAAGAGACAGTTGTTGAACATCCTGGGGATTGTCTATCGTTATAaacaaatgaaagaaatgaCTTTGGAGGAAAGAGAAGCAAAGTTTGTTCCTCGAGTCTGTATATTTGGGGGGAAAGCATTTGCAACATACGTCCAGGCGAAAAGGATTGTGAAATTCATTGCTGATGTTGGAGCTACCGTCAATAACGATCCTGATATAGGAGACCTTTTAAAG GTAGTGTTTGTTCCAGATTACAATGTGAGTGTGGCAGAAGTGCTCATTCCTGGCAGTGACCTTTCCCAGCATATCAG CACGGCTGGAATGGAGGCCAGTGGTACCAGCAACATGAAGTTTGCAATGAATGGCTGTGTACTAATTGGAACATTAGACGGGGCAAATGTGGAGATAAGAGAAGAGGTTGGAGAAGACAACTTTTTCCTCTTTGGTGCAAGGGCTCATGAAATTGCTACCCTAAGAAAAGAAAGAGCTCAAGGCAAG TTTGTTCCTGACCCACGGTTTGAGGAAGTGAAGGCTTTCGTCAGAAGTGGGGTTTTTGGTTCCAATAATTATGAAGAACTCATGGGCTCTTTGGAGGGAAATGAAGGTTATGGTCGGGCAGACTATTTCCTCGTTGGCAAGGACTTCCCTAGTTACATAGAGTGCCAAGACAGGGTTGATGAGGCCTATCGAGATCAAAAG AGATGGACCAAGATGTCGATCTTAAACACGGCTGGTTCATACAAGTTCAGCAGCGATAGAACCATTCATGAGTATGCAAGGGACATATGGAAGATTTCTCCACTATTGCTATCTTAA
- the LOC103489173 gene encoding putative SNAP25 homologous protein SNAP30: MFSFMKSPAKVTKQNSVDPELSTGSGTNPFDSDTGPDAKQTLNAARRTSSEPVLPIPNANPFDDDDGFVGRKGTATSSGSKDRYKNDFRDSGGLENQSVQELENYAVYKAEETTKSVNNCLKIAEDIREDATKTLDMLHKQGEQIERTHRMAADMDKDLSKGEKLLNNLGGMFSKPWKPKKTKEITGPLITADHSSGKTENNKEQREKLGLSTGKKQSATKTPPSEPSGAMQKVEVEKEKQDDALSDLSNILGDLKSMAVDMGSELDRQNKALDHLSDDVDELNSRVKGANQRARHLIGK; encoded by the exons ATGTTTAGTTTCATGAAATCTCCCGCGAAAGTTACTAAGCAGAATTCTGTAGATCCTGAACTATCAACCGGATCTGGCACTAATCCTTTTGATTCAGATACTGGGCCTGATGCCAAACAAACTCTTAATGCTGCAAGAAGAACTTCTTCCGAGCCTGTGCTCCCTATACCAAACGCTAACCcttttgatgatgatgatggtttTGTTGGAAGAAAAGGGACAGCAACTTCTTCAGGCTCTAAAGACAGATACAAAAATGATTTTCGCGACTCCGGAGGACTTGAGAACCAGAGTGTGCAGGAATTGGAAAACTACGCTGTGTATAAAGCTGAGGAGACCACGAAATCTGTTAATAACTGCTTGAAGATCGCTGAGGATATAAGGGAAGATGCTACCAAGACCCTTGACATGTTGCATAAGCAGGGTGAGCAAATTGAGAGGACCCATAGGATGGCTGCTGATATGGATAAAGATTTAAGTAAG GGCGAGAAGCTTCTGAATAATCTTGGTGGCATGTTCTCTAAGCCTTGGAAGCCAAAGAAGACCAAAGAAATTACAGGCCCTCTTATAACAGCAG ATCATTCCTCTGGGAAAACTGAAAACAacaaggagcaaagggaaaaacTGGGTTTATCTACGGGCAAAAAACAGTCAGCTACTAAAACACCACCCTCTGAACCATCAGGTGCAATGCAAAAAGTTGAG GTAGAGAAGGAAAAGCAAGATGATGCGCTCTCGGATTTAAGTAATATCTTGGGTGATCTGAAGAGTATGGCTGTGGACATGGGAAGCGAGCTTGATAG GCAAAACAAAGCTCTGGATCATCTAAGCGATGATGTTGACGAGCTGAACTCTAGAGTGAAAGGCGCCAATCAACGAGCTCGCCATTTGATTGGGAAGTAA
- the LOC103489171 gene encoding probable leucine-rich repeat receptor-like protein kinase At1g35710 produces the protein MARRLSLPAFCLFFLSFSLLNDLILCKTLKRDVKALNEIKASLGWRVVYSWVGDDPCGDGDLPPWSGVTCTTQGDYRVVTKLEVYAVSIVGPFPTAVTNLLDLTRLDFHNNKLTGPIPPQIGRLKRLQILNLRWNKLQDVIPSEIGELKSLTHLYLSFNNFKGEIPRELASLPELRYLHLQQNRFIGRIPPELGNLQHLRHLDVGNNHLVGTIRELIRVDGCFQSLRNLYLNDNYFTGGVPAQLANLSNLEILYLSHNKMSGIIPAELARIPRLTYLFLDYNQFSGRISDAFYKHPLLKEMFIDGNAFRQGVKPIGFHKVLEVSDTDFLV, from the exons ATGGCGCGGCGACTTTCACTGCCGGCGTTTTGTTTATTCTTTCTGTCATTCTCTCTGTTGAACGATCTTATTCTCTGTAAAACCCTTAAACGTGATG tgaaAGCATTGAATGAGATCAAGGCTTCTCTTGGCTGGAGAGTGGTGTATTCTTGGGTCGGTGATGATCCGTGTGGCGATGGTGATCTGCCTCCTTGGTCTGGTGTCACTTGTACTACTCAAGGAGATTATAGAGTGGTTACTAAATT GGAAGTTTATGCTGTTTCGATCGTTGGCCCGTTTCCCACTGCTGTAACTAATCTCTTGGATCTTACGAGACT GGACTTCCACAATAACAAGTTGACTGGACCAATTCCTCCTCAGATTGGAAGGTTGAAGCGTCTTCAGATACT TAACTTGAGGTGGAATAAGCTGCAGGATGTCATACCTTCTGAAATAGGTGAACTCAAGAGTTTGACTCATTT ATATTTGAGCTTCAATAATTTCAAGGGAGAAATTCCAAGGGAGCTTGCTAGTCTTCCGGAGCTTCGCTATCTACACCTACAACAAAATCGTTTCATTGGACGAATTCCTCCTGAATTGGGCAACCTGCAACATCTTCGCCACTT GGATGTTGGTAACAATCACTTGGTTGGCACCATAAGGGAACTCATACGCGTTGATGGCTGCTTTCAATCTCTTCGCAACTT ATATCTTAATGATAATTATTTTACTGGGGGCGTTCCTGCGCAACTTGCAAATTTGTCAAACTTGGAAATCTT GTACCTATCACACAACAAGATGTCTGGAATAATTCCTGCTGAATTAGCCCGCATTCCAAGACTGACTTATTT GTTCTTGGACTACAACCAATTTAGTGGGAGAATCTCAGATGCATTTTACAAACATCCATTATTGAAAGAGAT GTTCATCGATGGTAATGCTTTTCGGCAAGGTGTAAAGCCAATAGGTTTTCATAAAGTTCTTGAAGTTTCAGACACAGATTTCCTTGTTTAA
- the LOC103489169 gene encoding heparanase-like protein 1, with the protein MTSKALLLTFLCFFTISSAEFVKVSVKGVTTIAQTDDDFICATLDWWPPNKCDYGQCPWGLAGIPNLDLQNIILAKAIKEFNPLRIRIGGSLQDQIIYRVGNGYKKCHHMRKQSEGLFGFSKGCLTMQRWDELNDLFNKTSARITFGLNALKGKKPANDGTINWVGDWDSQNARDLIRYTASKGYKIDSYELGNELSATGVSARLEPDQYGKDLTVMGKIVEEVYPDPTNRPKILGPGGFFDKEWFRVFLQNTAPNVVYGVTHHIYNLGAGVDPTLIDKVQDPYYLDQIAQTFKEAKEVSERFGAWSKPWIGESGGAYNSGGKTVSHTFANGFWYLDNLGMTASFDHQVYCRQALIGGNYALLNTTTFIPNPDYYSALLWHRLMGKKVLAASHDSSPYLRVYSHCTKNEEGVTVLLINLSNSTTHDVKIVNDRNIYPNFVGSKLKAREEYHLTPKDGDIQSDVMLLNGTPLQLTPTLDIPKMSPKLVDPTSVVTVAPSSYVFVSIKDFKASACA; encoded by the exons ATGACTTCCAAAGCTCTGCTTCTCACTTTCCTCTGTTTCTTCACCATCTCCTCTGCCGAATTCGTTAAAGTTTCAGTCAAAGGTGTCACCACCATTGCTCAAACTGACGACGACTTCATCTGTGCTACTTTAGATTGGTGGCCTCCTAATAAATGCGATTATGGCCAATGCCCATGGGGACTAGCTGGCATTCCTAATTTG GATCTTCAAAATATTATCTTGGCCAAAGCAATCAAGG AGTTCAATCCTTTGAGAATCCGAATTGGAGGGTCACTTCAAGATCAAATCATTTACAGAGTTGGAAACGGATATAAGAAGTGTCATCATATGAGGAAACAGAGTGAAGGTTTGTTTGGATTCAGCAAAGGTTGTTTAACTATGCAACGATGGGATGAACTTAACGATTTGTTCAACAAAACATC AGCTCGGATTACGTTTGGTTTAAATGCTTTAAAGGGTAAAAAACCAGCAAACGATGGAACTATCAATTGGGTTGGTGATTGGGATTCTCAAAATGCTCGTGACTTAATTCGTTACACTGCCTCTAAAGGATACAAAATCGATTCTTATGAACTTG GGAACGAGCTTTCTGCCACCGGAGTTTCGGCTAGGCTCGAGCCGGACCAATATGGTAAAGATTTGACAGTAATGGGGAAAATAGTTGAAGAAGTGTATCCTGATCCCACCAACAGACCCAAAATCTTGGGACCAGGTGGGTTCTTTGACAAAGAATGGTTCAGAGTCTTTCTTCAGAACACTGCACCAAATGTTGTTTATGGAGTCACTCACCACATTTACAATCTTGGAGCag GTGTTGACCCTACACTTATAGATAAGGTTCAAGACCCTTATTATTTGGACCAAATTGCTCAAACATTTAAGGAAGCCAAGGAAGTTTCTGAGAGATTTGGGGCATGGTCTAAGCCTTGGATTGGTGAATCTGGTGGTGCTTATAACAGTGGTGGCAAAACTGTTTCTCATACTTTTGCTAATGGATTTTG GTATTTGGATAACTTGGGGATGACTGCATCATTCGATCATCAGGTTTATTGTAGACAAGCCTTGATTGGTGGAAACTATGCTTTGCTTAATACCACCACTTTCATCCCTAACCCTGATTACTATAG TGCTCTACTGTGGCACAGATTAATGGGGAAGAAGGTCTTGGCAGCATCCCACGACAGTTCTCCATACCTTCGTGTTTATTCACATTGCACCAAAAACGAA GAAGGTGTAACTGTTCTTCTAATCAACCTGTCAAACTCGACAACACATGATGTGAAGATTGTAAACGACAGAAACATTTACCCAAATTTCGTAGGCAGCAAATTAAAAGCAAGAGAAGAGTATCATTTGACACCCAAAGACGGTGATATTCAGAGCGATGTTATGCTTTTAAATGGAACTCCTCTTCAGCTTACACCAACGTTGGACATCCCCAAAATGTCGCCCAAGCTTGTCGATCCCACTTCCGTTGTGACGGTTGCTCCTAGTTCTTATGTCTTCGTCTCCATCAAAGACTTCAAAGCTTCTGCTTGCGCCtaa